In Macadamia integrifolia cultivar HAES 741 unplaced genomic scaffold, SCU_Mint_v3 scaffold2080, whole genome shotgun sequence, a single window of DNA contains:
- the LOC122065645 gene encoding putative disease resistance protein RGA4: MVDAVLRVVLQNINFLLQQEFGLVWGVDREMRRLSDTLHTIRDVLEDAEMKQFKDKETKGWLKKLKDAAYDADDILDECAAKALQLEESQMSNCTNQVSNSFLSWFNLEKLMFRLKIGHRIKDIRERFDDIADARSKFHLNPRGNAVEWTFETSERETTSILTEPRVYGRDEDREEIVKILVDNINNPELLVYPIIGIGGLGKTTLAQLVYNDERVKNQFEARNWVCVSDDFDVKRLTKAIIETMGGTASDLTELESMQSRLREMLSRRRFLLVLDDVWNENQDKWDKLKFSLTCGIQGCSILVTTRLEKVASIMGTFPAHHLKALSKDDCWALFKQRAFGDGRDEIANLVVIGKEIVKKCGGVPLAAKALGSLMRFKNKETEWLVVRDSEIWDLPEDEENTILPALRLSYNHLPSHLRQCFAYCSIFPKDHRIQKEQLVHLWMANGFIPSKGKMELEDIGNEIFNELVWRSFFQDEEKDDYLNVVNCKMHDLVHDLACSIMGKECLTLKTSGEIIVPKGIRHLSLEPENILSADDIQMLVASTNESLRKFQTIRTLLLTASGYRPFSFSAAYLKFPNFNISNRRCIRALELRFSFVSPRPSSAAYLTDLRYLIHLRYLKLYMMSISTLPESLSNLKHLQTLILHYCPYLQKLPAQLSTMSSLRHLDICGCGSLRQMPIGIGKLIHIQTLSMFIVGKKSGYCINELKGLNLRGELQIRDLENVKNSVDAKEANLMEKRNLNWLTLSWSPHNDQTHIQENVDEVLEGLQPPISVKELEIERYQGMKFPSWMEDLSLQNLVRVRLSDCKRCEHLPPLGHLPLLKFLLVRGMDSVRYLLDVESDSGDGSAKGFPLLEELQLIGMLNLEELLLNVTRGREVVVFPCLVSMRIMDCDKLKTLPLLPSLKSLFLHTKESENIPEGLLQNRNLPVLESLTFDNSPNLVNLPRLSIRHGEYGFSSLKDFRVTQCDAMKYLWEDETQFQGLCSLKVLRIEYCDRLETLSGMRYITSLENLRIDKCPKLELSKLEDFRHLTSLQEIEIVNMCESISWPESLKHTTMLQRLHISCCTGLTALPEWIHNLPSLRIIDISSCQNLSFLPDGFQHMTALQTLIIDNCPVLETRYREGGEDWHKISHIPNVIFRS; the protein is encoded by the coding sequence ATGGTTGATGCAGTTCTTCGAGTTGTTCTTCAGAACATTAACTTCCTACTTCAGCAAGAGTTTGGTTTGGTATGGGGAGTCGATCGAGAGATGAGAAGGCTTTCTGACACCTTACACACAATTAGAGATGTATTGGAAGATGCTGAGATGAAGCAATTCAAGGATAAGGAGACCAAAGGTTGGCTAAAGAAACTCAAGGATGCAGCTTATGATGCAGACGACATCTTAGATGAGTGTGCTGCCAAAGCACTTCAATTAGAAGAATCCCAGATGAGCAATTGCACCAACCAGGTAAGCAACTCTTTCTTATCTTGGTTCAATTTGGAAAAACTTATGTTTCGTCTCAAGATTGGACACAGAATAAAAGatattagagagagatttgatgATATTGCTGATGCGAGGTCCAAATTTCATTTGAACCCTCGGGGAAATGCAGTGGAATGGACTTTTGAGACCAGTGAACGAGAGACTACGTCCATTCTAACTGAACCCCGAGTTTATGGGAGAGATGAGGACAGAGAAGAAATAGTTAAGatattggtggacaacattAACAACCCAGAGTTACTGGTTTATCCAATAATTGGAATCGGTGGTCTTGGGAAGACCACACTTGCTCAACTTGTCTACAATGATGAAAGAGTGAAAAACCAATTTGAGGCCAGAAATTGGGTTTGTGtatctgatgattttgatgtaaaAAGGCTTACTAAAGCAATCATAGAAACTATGGGTGGAACTGCATCTGATCTCACAGAGTTGGAATCAATGCAAAGCCGACTTCGTGAGATGTTGAGTAGGAGGAGATTTTTGCTTGTACTAGATGATGTTTGGAATGAAAATCAGGACAAGTGggataaattgaaattttcattgaCATGTGGAATTCAAGGATGTTCAATTCTTGTAACCACTCGTCTTGAAAAAGTAGCATCAATCATGGGCACATTTCCTGCTCACCACTTAAAAGCACTCTCAAAGGACGATTGTTGGGCTTTGTTCAAGCAACGTGCATTTGGCGATGGCAGAGATGAGATTGCAAACTTGGTAGTGATTGGAAAGGAGATTGTGAAGAAGTGTGGAGGTGTTCCTCTGGCAGCAAAGGCTCTAGGGAGCTTAATGCGCTTCAAAAACAAAGAGACTGAATGGCTAGTTGTGAGAGACAGTGAAATATGGGATCTaccagaagatgaagaaaataccattttgccgGCCTTGAGACTTAGCTACAATCATCTGCCCTCACATTTGAGGCAATGTTTCGCTTATTGCTCTATATTTCCAAAGGATCATAGGATCCAGAAGGAACAGTTGGTCCATCTCTGGATGGCTAATGGTTTTATTCCATCCAAGGGTAAAATGGAGTTGGAAGATATTGGTAATGAAATTTTCAACGAGTTAGTGTGGAGGTCTTTCTTccaagatgaagaaaaagatgattaTTTGAATGTAGTGAATTGTAAGATGCATGATCTAGTCCATGATCTTGCATGTTCTATCATGGGTAAGGAATGTTTGACCTTAAAGACTAGCGGGGAAATAATTGTTCCAAAAGGGATTCGACACCTATCATTGGAGCCTGAGAACATTCTTTCGGCCGACGACATACAAATGTTGGTAGCATCCACTAATGAGTCTTTGCGTAAATTTCAAACCATTCGTACTTTGCTGCTAACGGCCAGTGGTTACCGGCCATTTTCATTTTCAGCTGCCTATTTGAAATTTCCAAATTTCAATATTTCAAATCGTAGATGCATACGAGCATTAGAACTGAGATTCAGTTTTGTAAGTCCGCGACCATCGTCAGCTGCCTATTTGACAGACTTGAGGTATTTGATACACTTGAGGTACCTGAAGCTCTACATGATGAGTATTAGCACATTACCTGAATCCTTGAGCAACCTAAAACATTTGCAGACATTGATACTACACTATTGTCCATATCTTCAAAAGTTGCCTGCACAGTTGAGTACCATGAGCAGCCTCAGGCACCTGGATATTTGTGGATGTGGGTCACTAAGGCAAATGCCAATCGGAATAGGGAAGTTGATTCACATACAGACATTAAGCATGTTCATCGTGGGGAAGAAGAGTGGATATTGTATCAATGAGTTAAAAGGACTGAACCTCAGAGGAGAATTACAAATAAGAGATCTTGAGAACGTAAAGAATTCAGTGGATGCCAAAGAAGCCAATTTGATGGAAAAGAGAAACCTTAACTGGTTAACCTTGTCTTGGTCTCCACATAATGATCAAACTCACATCCAAGAAAATGTTGATGAGGTGCTAGAAGGCCTCCAACCCCCAATAAGCGTGAAAGAATTGGAAATAGAAAGGTACCAAGGCATGAAATTTCCAAGTTGGATGGAGGATTTGTCACTCCAAAATTTGGTTCGTGTTAGACTCAGCGATTGTAAGAGATGTGAACATCTCCCGCCTCTCGGGCATCTGCCActtctcaaatttcttctcGTACGTGGAATGGATTCTGTCCGATACTTATTAGATGTTGAGTCCGATAGTGGTGATGGATCGGCTAAAGGATTCCCATTGCTGGAAGAACTGCAATTAATTGGCATGCTAAATTTGGAAGAATTGTTATTGAATGTTACACGAGGAAGAGAAGTAGTAGTATTCCCTTGCCTTGTTTCAATGAGAATTATGGATTGTGATAAGTTGAAAACCCTTCCATTGCTCCCGTCTCttaaatctttatttcttcacACGAAGGAAAGTGAAAACATTCCAGAAGGGCTGCTACAAAACCGAAACCTCCCCGTTCTTGAGAGTTTGACTTTTGATAATTCCCCCAACCTCGTCAATTTGCCAAGATTGTCTATTAGGCATGGGGAATATGGATTTAGCTCTCTTAAAGACTTTCGGGTCACCCAGTGCGATGCTATGAAATATTTGTGGGAGGATGAGACCCAATTCCAGGGGTTGTGCTCTTTGAAGGTACTGAGAATTGAATATTGTGACAGATTAGAAACTCTCTCAGGAATGAGATATATAACATCTCTCGAGAACTTAAGGATTGATAAATGCCCAAAGCTGGAACTCTCCAAATTGGAGGATTTTCGACACCTCACTTCCCTTcaagaaatagagattgtcaaCATGTGTGAGTCGATCTCTTGGCCCGAGAGCTTGAAACACACTACAATGCTGCAACGTCTACATATCAGTTGCTGCACTGGACTGACTGCCTTGCCAGAGTGGATCCACAATCTCCCGTCTCTTCGAATTATTGACATTTCGAGTTGTCAAAATCTTAGTTTCTTGCCAGACGGTTTTCAACATATGACAGCCCTCCAAACTCTTATAATTGATAATTGCCCTGTATTAGAGACACGATACAGAGAAGGGGGAGAAGACTGGCACAAGATATCCCACATTCCAAATGTCATCTTCAGATCATGA
- the LOC122065649 gene encoding uncharacterized protein LOC122065649, with protein sequence MELLLLTTLCILSLLLTSSCAYSHQTDHQLLSSLEQGNLSLSLSLSHDFLWPVHDQGISLTELPRKLGPVEESSILKRCKTIEDSKPEADKKEDLSGKMIHSQVMVNGREGTRQRWIEGKDMWKFFTMDYNHIRRRRPIHNNKAIPTRQP encoded by the exons ATGGAGCTGCTACTGCTTACCACACTCTGTATCCTCTCTCTTTTGCTAACATCCTCTTGCGCTTATTCTCACCAAACTGATCATCAGCTGTTATCATCTCTTGAACaaggtaatctctctctctctctctctctctctcatgatttTCTGTGGCCAGTTCATGATCAGGGTATTTCTCTCACCGAACTGCCAAGGAAGCTGGGACCAGTTGAGGAATCATCCATT CTTAAAAGATGCAAGACCATTGAGGACTCCAAACCAGAAGCTGACAAGAAAGAAGACCTATCag GTAAGATGATACACAGTCAGGTGATGGTGAATGGAAGAGAAGGGACAAGACAAAGATGGATCGAAGGGAAGGACATGTGGAAGTTTTTCACAATGGACTACAACCACATAAGACGTCGACGACCAATACATAACAACAAGGCCATCCCAACTAGACAACCCTGA